In Malus sylvestris chromosome 2, drMalSylv7.2, whole genome shotgun sequence, the genomic stretch TATTCTTTCTTAGACTCTTAGTCTTATCTTTTTGGAACTCCTTTGTCTGATATCTAGATTTGTGCTTCCCCATGGGGTTTCTCTTGGTGTTTTAGCTTTGTTCATTTGTTTCGCTTCAACGGTATACAAAAGCATTATCTTCAAAGCAGAGGGCATCCTTAGTTGAAAAATTAAGGCAGAAGCCTCAGGAAAGAATAAGAACTATGACTGATATAGGTTTGCAGGTCATGAAAGGTTTAGTTTCTTTACCACATATTGTAATAATTCTTCTTGCTCATTTGATTTACTATTGCAGGCTATGAAAAAATACCAGTATGATGATGATCCTGTGCTTGCTACATGTGGTATTTCTATAAATAAGGACTTGACTCAGGTAAAGGGCGGTGTTCTTGAGACTCCGAAGGTAAACTGTCACTTTATCTATGGGCTCTGCGGGGTTTTTTTGGGGGGGATTTGCGACTTGGATATTTCAAATGAGCTCAATGTGGCTCATAGGTTGCATCGAATGCACAAATGAGCTCAATATGGCTCATCGGTTATAGAGAATTAGAATTTGCAACTTGGATATTTCAAATGActaacaatttaacttttcttccTTGTCAATTTTagtgctttttcttttcttattacttttagGAGTTCATTTTTGAGATATATTATGACTAACAAACTTGAATTTTTTGCTATTTAGTAGTGAATTTGTAGCACAGTGGAAATATGTGGAATGAGGGCGATGTCTTCTACTTGCTCACCCAAAGGTTCCAATTTTTTGcattcttttgggttttttttttaattttatttatgaaatttgatgactaatttttaaataatgagAAATTAGTTCTTCGATGTGAAATGTTCATTTTTCAGTGTTTCTATTAAAACAATGAAATCTTAATCTTCTATCAAATGGGCTGtaatttcaaatgttttaatgtaaACTGTTCACTGATTATGGTTGTAGTGGGTTGGTCTGAATTGTAGGATTATTAAGGTCTGGAAAAGTTGTAGCCTGAGATGGACCAACTATCAGAGGCCAAACTTGAAGAGAGGTCTTTTATCATAATATGAGGAGAAGATATGTGGATGAAGAGGTGAGTGAGAGAAATGGTGAggttttattttctgatttggattttgaaattgagtaattttctgatttgtgtCTTTTGAGTAGGTGTGGGATTTAGTTTCATGCCAGGGGTTGTAATGGGTGGATTGGATGTAAAACTTTCTTTTCGAATTTCAATCCCCCCTAAATCTCTTCATTCCAACCAAACatttgaggatttggttttaattGTTTGTTTGGACTTTTGAGCTTTTGACCAATTATTTGGATGCTAGGAAAATTTACATGCTATTTGGATACTAGGAATATTCATGGAACGCAAACAAGAttgttttcataattttttgagaaatgtggAATTTCGTTTCAGATGGTAGTGACtatttttcaaaatcctataaTCTGATCGAAGTTCTGAATTTCTATTAAGATCAATATTAGTTGTTTTTGGTTCAAGAAATTCCAACATTCTTTGTTGGTCCTTGAAATTTTCATTAGCATTGAGTATAGTGGTTGTTGGGGCAGGTGTGCATGGAAGATGAGAAGACGATCTTCATGTCCCTCGAAACTTCGGGAAGCTCGATGATTCGTCTATGTTTCGCAAACAGGTTTGTTCATTTTCTAAATGTTAATATTTAGTGTATTTACACTCAGGTGTTGAGCCATACGTATATAGATGTATGCATGTTATTTGTTTTCCccataattttcatataatttatgAAGAATGTATACGAACGACAACGATTGAGTGGATTATGCAAGTCTCACCATATAAATTGTAAATTCCACATGATTGTTCTCCTTCCCCCTCTCAAAACATAGTTTGGGTGGATTAATTAAGATATGTGTAGTTAATCTTTTTGTTTGTCTACAAGTCCTGGTTTCGAACTTTTGATGCTTGGTGACTAACAATGTAACATATAATTAATGGGGCAGGCAGTGACACATTTGGGCAGGGCTTGGAGAGGCAGACCCCATATGGTGTATGCCTACACCAACATGACCAAGGTGGTTAGCCCTGCCGGCTGGAACAACGATAACCACCCTGAATGTAACAAGTAAGCAGATTATGTCATTTAAAACATGATTAAGCATTTTCATATAATTAGTTTTGAGAGttaataatataatttgaaattgCAGCAATGTGGCCTGTGAAGAGTACAAGCGCATGGGTCCAGGTTCAAGAACATATAATGAGAGAAATTTGAGCAAAGAACTGACTAACAAACAAGTCAAGTTTTTCATTAGCCTTGGATATATTCAGGGTATAGTTGCTTCCTCCTCCAAATCCAAAAgtgtagttatatatatatatgttacatATATACACTACTAATTTTGTTAGTACTAgggaaatagttgatttttctacgtgcacatatacatacatacatatatatatatatatatatatagatatagatatgGGTTCGATTAAAAAATTCTGTCGATTGAAAATGATACTTTATGTTATCATTTACTTGGTAGATGTttcattttgaaaataaaagatagacTATACTTGGAACAAAATTCTTGAGACTGTTGAGGTGCCTTTGGATGCGAACTTGGTTCTTAGAGACTGTTTTGCATTGCTTCTTTCCTTACCATGTTATATGATATGGacataatttcttatttatcgTTTTGAAGTTTTTCTGGACCCTTGACTTTTTAACGTGCAAGTCATCAAGAGAAAATCAAGAATGTAAGCCATAATTACTGTAAAAAATTCCCCCCTCTATCTAACTCTAACTCTCCCCCCCTCCTGCAGTTTTGATATGCTTATAACTGAGTAAAATTAGTTAAATTCACCCCTTCATTATTGTAGCTTCAAGTAGTTTGAGCTGTTGCTATTCCAGAAAGGCTGCTGCAAATCTTCCTATTTATGTCTGTTGGCATTACCGCCTCAGTATGTTGGTTTATTAAACTTGGTCAAGCAGGCCTTTTGTCTTAATTGGGATTTAGTTTGGTACTGTCATACTAATTTCCATTGTTTATAATAGTTAAAAAACCAAAAGTGCTTTCTTTTGATTATTTTCTAATATGTTTTAGCCAGTTGACAATCCTAAAAGATTTACTTAGGCACGCATCAAATTGTGTATTATTATACATGTACCTAAGATATAATGCTAGGTATATTATTATAGTTGTCtcatattatataaaaaaaaattaaagtactCTCTTTCTCTGCATGAAAACTATCTATTTCATCATGCATTTTTTAGTTAAGCTACTATGTTTTTGTAATTGTTTTGACAGAGGAGGAGGAACTGAGGCTAAAGTACCTCCAATTTGTTCAAGAGGACGCTCATGCCGCAGTTTGCTTCACAAACTTTTACTGTTAGCTTCTATACAGTATGTTGTATGTTTCGGGATATCTTTACATCTTAATTTCTACTCTCAGGtttttgaaagtttgtaattttacttgctattgctacttgattataaaaatgtaaaacaaaatCTGTACGTGATTTATAAATTTGTATTTGATTTTAGATGTTTTTCCAGTGTAAGGCATATGTTGCACATGCATGTAAATGGTAcaaattgttttggttttggacaATAAGCTTTTGAGTTTTACAACCCTTGCAATGGGATTGTGACTCCAACAAATTTAGTGTTGGGGGATAAAGTTTGGTTCTTAATACATAATATAACAAAGGCCTAGAAACCTTCAAGGAATATGCAAATGTTTTTTGCGCATCTTGGCCTGCAGTTTGTGTGAAGGGGCATTAGTGTGTTATCTGCATTGGTGCATTTGAGGGTGTGATTCTGTTTTTTACCTCCTTTTTAGGTTTGAACATCTGTGCTTGACAACTTAGCTGCTCAAACAAGAACAGAACACTTTTGCAGTTTTTGGTAAGTGCTAAAATAGGTGCCTAGCCTGTAGGACATATTTTGCCGTCTTAATTGCAGGGGCAAAATATGTGTGAATTGCATGTTGCTTCTGTTTCTTCTGTTTCATATGGAAACAGGGCTTCTGCATATTATTGGCTTTGAACATTTGTGCTTGGAAAATTAGCTACTTGAACAAGTACTGAAcactttctatattttttattagttgcTGAAGCAAAATATGTGTGAACTTCatgttgcttttgtttcttaTGGAAACAGAACTTTTTTGGCAACGATGTCTTTGTGATCAAGAATGTTCAGTTTCTTCCTACTAATTGTGCAATGTCTTTACATGTTAGCTCaattgaatgtatataaaagccAAGCTGCTTATCTTATTGACCTCATTTACTCATGTGTCTCTCTGTTCATTCatgattgtgttgaatttattcagGATAAATGTGTCTTAGTCATGCACTTACGCTTGAAACAGTGGTTCCCGCTGCAACGCGTGGGCTTATTTTCTAGTTCTATCTAAATTTGTCTTTACAAATCAAGTGAAAATTACCAAGCATTCGAATATGATATATGTGCATGATAAACATGGGCGTACGTGCATAGAGATTAAGGTGGCCCTAGGATCATCTGGAATCCGGAAAATATACATGTAAAAGTCTTTTAAGGACCTTCCGAATGTTTGGTACGGAGGTCTTTGTGCCTACCAAATGTTTAACGTAATGTCTGCTAGGCATATCTTAACAGGTTGCGTCTACAACAGTTTGGACCCAATTTTACACTATCGGTTTGTGCGATCAAGGCCGTTGATGAACATAACTCTCAAACGTTGGACGACAGAATGGTTAAGATAATTATTATTGAAGGATATCTTGTGACtttaatcatgatattatctttTAATGGTGAAATATCTTGATATTTTCTTGTACAAGATGAGATGCGAATTATATCTCCAACTTGAAAGCGAGCAGTACAGTTCAATTTAATTTGGGATTCAGACGTGCGGAGGATTAGAGCATCAGAGTATTTTATCAAGAGTCCTAATACGTTACTGCAGTGTTGGCAAATGGATATAGATTGGCATAGATATTAGTGCAAGATGAGGATGCCAGATTGGAGTAATCAAAATAAGGTGATGTGATGGTAACAGGATGGTTTTGCAGATAATGCAATACTATCAACCatgatattttgtttttttatgcatgcatggtagacccggcagtttctaacacgacacgaaaataacgggtttcgggtcaacacgataacttatcgggtcattatcgggtgatcCGTTAAGAActcgttaataacgggttcttaacaggtatacatgcgggtaacacgtgggtatcccgttaagaaaaattttattttgataattttaaagtttaattactaaaagatttattataaaatacaatagccatattaatatatacaatatattcaatattaaatatatagttttgtattattattctatataagtttaaaaaaaaaaaaaagttttagttattatttatttttattatgagagttccttattatcattattaggataaattttatttaacatgttgttgtccaaaaaaactaatataatatTTAGATAAGCaaaaactaagaagacatacatacaaatgtgaaagaatatataaacactcattTAGATAATGGTTAatcatttagatttttaaaatcctccaaaccttcatgaataatgttttttatttgagggcaaaattaataaaattaataataattattgtagaagtgtaaaaaatgtaaaaaaaattatacaatcactcatagtgacaaactttacaactttcatgaaggggtcagcttcgaaatccaacactataattcataaaccttaaatttatatttaaccgtcgattgttatttacgctttattcttcttattgaatttcatttttaaaattttcttttttgaaaacatgatcatctggcaaatgtaagaagatgaacggttcagatctttgatatcacgtttcaatatttacgattaactgaaatatgagtcaatgtcatatagtttatagaaactttataaacatcaagcaatattttcactaaccgtaaaactctgaatataatatcaacgatccaaactgttcatcttcctgcatcctctaatagatcaagttttcaaaaaagaaaatctgaaaaaataaaatttgatgagaacaatgaagcgtaaatgtaaacaacaatcaacggttaaattttgatctatgatttatatgattatagtgacgAATTTCGAAgctaagctcttcatgaaagttgtaaagcttgtcattacgaatgtttatatattttttctatattttttttacacttctacattaattaaaaaactattaaagactttgggtaagtgaaaatatacgtaaaagaaaaatgtgtttttatgttttggatgtgacaatatggtatgtatatacttatttagtattatgtttttcatttgattatttattggtttaaaatatattttccttaacggataacgggtcgggtcatattacctgttaatattatcgggtcgatttcgggtcgggtcccgtttattttaacgggtgttataCGACACAACCCATTAAGATATCAGGTATGacatgaaaacgacacgaacatggAAAACACAACATGAATACCAGGTCTAATGCATGGGATGTAAGGATAATGAAAATAATGGTCTTGGATAATGATGACAAGTCTAGCTAGGCTAGGCTATGATGATAAGAAGACTTTTATTTTGATAGGCTTTTATGAGGTTTCGAAAATCACGAACATCTATCTGAAAGATATGCCTTGGTCTCTGACTCTGATTAATTTCGGTTCCGAGAAATAGAGTTGCAGTTGGACAACAAAATTATTTGGACGTGCCAAGCGAGTACATCAACCCTATAAATACAGACGCAGTGGCAACGGGAAAagccctccaattcaacacacaaactgctaTGCGCAAATCCTTGCTCTacacgaaacctctcaacaaccttgagatttttattttctttttccgccaacgcatcttcagtttggataaacagcactgtgaaggcaaccggcaaacatcttcaatttggataaacagcactgttgcagtagaatcagccgaccgtgaagcaccttcaatttggataaacagcactgcgacagaactgactggttatctatccaagtctcgatcgagaaggattttcgaatccttattggcagaggtcatctcattagctttctcggcgaagtaaggtgttacaagttaccaCATTCAACACATTGAAaaccgaatttgatattgaacttcgcataactagcagccttgtcttcaagctctagaacccaaaggccgagagtgttccttcctcagctgcaatcgcaagatcgagaagtcagcagtgcacccaatgcaacatcaacatattttactcatcggccaagctcggctgacgagttggcacgccccgcatcaaccgaaggacgtagttaactCACTAGTTACTTGGCCAGCGCACCACATAGGCTCGGTAGTTTTTCAGGTCAACAACAACATTAGACAAACTCTCTCAATATCACACATCAAATTGCTTGACATATGTCGATATTTGTTGACATGTGCGCAACATGGTTTGGCTGATGAAAACAAGCACACTAAGTGTTTGACAGCATGCCCAACACCACATCAACATTCATTTTACTCCCCAGCCTCACTCGGCAGATGAGTTGGCACGTCCTGCATTCAACcgaaagacgtagttagctcattagttactagGTCTACATGCCACGTAGGCTaggtagtttttaggatcaacaaCCCTCAAATCTACAAAGAGAGGGATTTAAACATGGTTGTAACGGGGCAAGATCACTTTCTCCGCCAACTGACCTAACCCATACCTACAAACACTTCATTCTTCATTACTATCAAGTTATTGACACTGAATGATGCACTACATATCGTTAGTGTCAGTTCTCTCCAAGAAATGCCAAAGCCATATAACTATTTACCATTTGGGTCAGGACGAAGGTCATGCTTAAGAATCAATATGGCCCAGGCGACAATCACGATCTTTTTACACCGTGTAGTTAGTAGATACAGGTGAGTGAGAGTTTGCAGTGCagatcatttgattttttttatcttgtaAGAGCTATGTTTTGGCTAGTCGTTCAGGCGTGTATGTGCAATTTATTGCCGTTTGTTTTGAGAATCACATTTGAGCAAACGTAAAAATTCGCCTACGCACCGTGGAATGTGAGTATCTTATATTGATGAATCTTAAACTCTTTCCCCTAATTGTGTAGCTGGACAATTCATGATTGGGATCCTAGCCTGGAAAAGATGTCACATTCCAAGGTTAAGAAGTGGTTTGCCCATTACCTTGAAGGCCTTGTAAGAGAGTAGAACCTGGTACGCCTGAAAAGTTACGGTTCAATAATCCGGCATCTTGCCGATTGTGTGGATAGTCATTACCCCATGGTTAGCGCCGGCAACGGAGGCTGCTCCTGTATGCAAGAAAATATTATGCTTATGTCTTAGGGCTCAGATTTCTGTTTTACTGGGGCATTATGTTTGGGTCTCATTTGTGATGGTCCTTTGTGTTTTGTAGCACCTATTGTTGCTATTTTCTGGGTTTAGTCTCGCACTACTGCGGCTTGTTCCGCTAGTTTCCTCTGTTAATGAAGCATTTCTTTTTCTGTAACAAAAAAAAGACATCGGTAAGCATGTCATTTGGCAAAATAAGTACGAATTCTTTTGTATAATGTaaccaagaaaatataattaggATACAAGCACAGCGCGAAGCATCTGGGCTTAAGCAAAAACAAGCAGATCAAACTTCAGTTgatggaaatcgatttgtactCTTGGACCGTGGAGGTGATAGCCTGTTCGACAGGTAACCTCTCCACACTTGATGCCCCATAAAACCATGAACTCCCTTGGTGTTCTTTAGTATAAATTCTGCTTCTCTTGGACCCGAGTTGGACCTACAAATTGTGCCAaatgatctttgttgatgcacaaaatcagcgaggactttggtacaacagaaagtgtcaggtttgtgaccttcgcttggttgcttcgatcacttgtgaagataagtatgtaaatgaatagggacagggaagcaaacacaagatgtacatggttcacccagatcggctacgtccacggagtagaggagttctcattaattgtgaagggtttacacaaatacataggttcaagctctcattttgtgagttctagtgaatagtttagtacaaaatgacattagagattattgtgggagaatgatccctatttatagaagagagtttctagttttgttctaacattgacacgtgtcgtgttgtgattggcttctgatgttgacacgtgttgagctgtgttgacacgtgttgagctgtgattggcttctgatgtcgacacgtgtcacattgtgattggcctcctggttgaagggaagctcttttgggtccttgacggtataacgttgaccggtgctcagtagtttcgggatttgtcaagtatggtacaaacagtgctcccctaagttcccgagtgagggaagctcctcggttggggacttgcaagatccaagccattgagtaatcacgaaacttctaagtactgaagtgtggtatcattttcacgtgccttatctgtctcatatgtagatgtggcatcttctctggaagtacttttcctcaatctatgggtggtatctttaaccgatgaagatgcacaaggtaatttatcaatttcacttgaagcttacttgtagtttcgggcttggtcaagtacgatacaaaccctatagtatgagtcccccaagtcgccgagctaggagatctgccgaaagaggtgacagacaaggtaagcagtcaaacttccaagcaagcaaaccaggattggaggttcgactttggcttccggttgattgttctccttctcttgtctctcattcagctgccaggataaggagaagcaaatggagaagagatgatatgagatacttttgcttttgaagaagtaactttccacaggcttattcttgaactgtgctgaagggttttctggttcccttcagagtataaggccgactcaagaatttgagggtcaaaacaagtccatcaaatctagagtacgttcgaccttgatgatatgggatacttttgctgttgacggaataatgaatgtggtatggaaaggtgtcgtgctgtagtgatctgtttcagctcaccgttgaaccttcttcttcaatcttttgcatggcagaagtggtgtgcaacctttgcatttaaatggtccttcagaacattccttcatagtgactcattcacgcttggcagcttcagtgtaaagagccaatatctaatcaactgtcatgaggtatgtgccggtggaattcatgacctcgacagcagttgaggatgagttctcgagagcaatgctaagtaagcaaccaggcaaaggtctcaggcagtcagttccagattggaggtttgatttcaggttccgactgactgctctctttctctttgtcctgcaggtgtggacaaggacgaagacaaggacagggagaaagcatgatatgggatactcttgctttcgaccctgatgatatgagatactcttgttcttggtgtggcttatttgctgaggtattatcggggggaaataaacctgagtatttcgagaggttatgttgagggtgcattctcgaatgcgagaaagcgttgagcatttttgcaggtttgcctgtccgttgaggagggaggtcgatgtatatagggatttcccaataacaagtagtaatgctattcctttacccttcttggtcacagcaatgtagtgggagctgccagcttcatgtgttttaactttgtcagagcactttgaaaaagtggtatgtggtatctggaaagctaatgttgcgtgtgaagattacaaacaagctttatctaaggaaatctggctctcgaagttctgagagctgtgcctcttcggttttcgaacaagcaatcccgtcagggatctggctctcgagattcggaaagcggtgccgcttcggtttttgagaaagtaattatgttgggagtattttctcgaatgtgagtaaaggttggacgttcttgccagcctgtcttgccacagaacacggaggtcgacacacatagggactttccagtt encodes the following:
- the LOC126591256 gene encoding probable pectinesterase 48 isoform X1, which codes for MFRKQAVTHLGRAWRGRPHMVYAYTNMTKVVSPAGWNNDNHPECNNNVACEEYKRMGPGSRTYNERNLSKELTNKQVKFFISLGYIQEEEELRLKYLQFVQEDAHAAVCFTNFYC
- the LOC126591256 gene encoding probable pectinesterase 48 isoform X2 translates to MVYAYTNMTKVVSPAGWNNDNHPECNNNVACEEYKRMGPGSRTYNERNLSKELTNKQVKFFISLGYIQEEEELRLKYLQFVQEDAHAAVCFTNFYC